Sequence from the Prionailurus bengalensis isolate Pbe53 chromosome A3, Fcat_Pben_1.1_paternal_pri, whole genome shotgun sequence genome:
GGAGGTCTCTGAATGAGCAGTTAAAATGAAAGCAAGGCATAGAACTTTGGAACTATGTGCCAGCTGCCTAAGGGCAAGAAGACCTGTAATATCTActccaaactaaaacaaaacaaaaacaaacaaaaaaaaacagtgtgaGGTGCtgatgggatggggggggggggcgaggaaggaggggaaaatacaagcagtctgtctctgtgtctgtttaaCAGAAATACCTAATAACTGGGTTCTTGAAACATGTGAGCCCCTCCAAGCCCTACTTAAAGGAGCTGGGATGACCGGGATCCAACTGAGGGCTAAAAATGTAACAAAGGGAAGGGCAAGGGTCCTTTACTCCTGCTAGGCAGAGATAGGGGGAAAGGCGAGCATCTAATTCAGACTTCCACTTTCTCGCTCCAGCTCCCCGCTAGCTCCACAACCTCCCGGACTTCATCCACCTCCCCCAGCCAGCAAGACTCCCAAAAAGAGCTGTCGGCGCAGCCCTCGCCGCCCACGCCACCCATGCCTCTCGACTCGAGCCCTCCCACTCCCCCGGAGTCCTATTCCCAGTCCCGGCGCAGCAGCAAGATGCAGGAGAATCCAGAAGCCTGGGCTCATGGCATCGCTCGGGACTCCATGCAGCTACGGGAATACCCTCCTCGCACGCCCCCCACTGAATGGAAGTCCTATGCCCAGCGCAAGACGACCTACTCCACCCAGCTGGACCGCGACTGCCTGTCAGAACTGCCCCGGCAGCAGcagctggaggaagaggaggaagaggatgaggcCTATTGGGCATCCGTGAGAACTCTGTATGAGAAGACCCCTAGCTGCTCTCGCCCCCGACCGGTGAGCGTGGCCCACCGACCTGGAACCCGGGACTCCCCCTCTCTGCAACCCTACAGCCTGAATCTCCCCCAACCTTCCTCCTCTCCAATGTGTAGGGAAGTCCTGCCCagcctcctgcttctcctcccccTAAACCCCCACCCCTGTAGGTTCAGGAGTTGGAGGGTGGGGCGGGTGTTGGATTGTGGAATCTCAGCCCTTTGCTGTCTCCAGCATCTCAGTGCTCCAAGCGGACGCCTAGGTGTTTTCTTTCCACCTTTCCACCTTGCCCTGGCATGAGCCCCTTTGCTGATCCCTTCCTTCTGTGTGACTGTCCTCGCATTGGCACCTCTTTTATGCAGCCCAAACCCAAGCATGCCATCACCATCGCTGTGTCATCCCGGGCACTTTTCAACATGGTGGACGGCAGGAAAATCTTCGAGGAAGAGGGTCTAGAAAAGTACATGGAATATCAGCTCACCAATGAGAATGTCATCCTGACCCCAGGGCCTGCATTCCGCTTTGTCAAGGTACTCTCCAAAGCTGTGCTCCTCCTGTCAGAACCCTGGATGGAGACGGAAGGACCCAGGCAGGTCCTTGGGAACTCATCAAGGTTTCTTTATAATTACTGTTCTACCTTTGTAATTCTTGCCCTTTTCAAGTTGACCTCAGGTCAACTTATGCTTTCACAGAGGCTCCTAGACTGGTGAGAAAGGGTCTCCAGTTCTAGATTTGGGATGCTGAGATGGCCCTCAGCCGAGTTCTAATGATGACATGTGTAAGAGACACCTTTGTTCCCTTCCTAGAAGGAGTGGTAACTGGAAACGATAATGAGTTACAATCCCAGcattagaaacaaaatgaaattcacTTTAGCTGCCCCAAACATAATATTGAGATGATCTTGGTTGGTGCTTAGAGGCATGATTTTAATAGAGAAAGTAAAGTTGTCTGAACTCACACTGAAACGTATAGCACTTGTGATCCCCTATATAACTTATAAAATTTTACACCATAACATTATAACcagacagaaataaatgacatctcCACAAGTTGTGAGTAGAAGGTATTTGTGGGGCGTGGTAGATGCATCGGAGGAAACCACTAACCTATTTTAAAGACTCATGTTTGAAAAATAGACAAAGTGCTTTGGTAGCACATATCCTAAAATTCGAACAATACAGAACCCATTAACATGGCTCTTGTGCAAGGGTAACCtgcaaattcatgaagcattctatattttcacaataaaaaataatcaccagATGATCCAGAAAAGCAGATTTTatgaatccaaaaaaaaaaaaaaagacaaagcataaAAGGGTTAACCTGATCCTTCCCTCTACCTACCCCACAGAGATAATTCTAAGAAGTCAAATGTAACAGTCTTCAACAAACTTTCCCTATCTACTCAGCAAACATTAACTGATGTCCTGTGTAGCAGAGGCTGGAAATACAGGAATGAATGACATAACCCTGCCTTAACGGAGCCATAATCTCTCAGTGAAGAGTCTTCAGAGTTTGAATTTGACACTGATGCTATCCTTTCTCTCCAGACTCCAGACTCCAATGCCCACCTTGCCTGGCCCTCTTTACATGCATTCATGTTTGTAACCTGCAGGCACTGCAGCATGTCAATGCTAGACTCCGTGAGCTGTATCCTAATGAACAGGACTTATTTGATATTGTACTGATGACTAATAACCATGCCCAAGTGGGAGTGCGGCTTATAAACAGCGTCAATCACTAtggtaagtaaaataaacaacatGTGGAAGAACAGCTAGCTGCTCTGGAAGGGAGAAGCCATGTCATTTTGCTAACTGTGGCCTAACCAACGCAACGTCTTTGATACTGACACCCCCTTCTGCGTGAGGAATGTTTATTTGCCTATGTCAGAAAAAGAGAGGCCATGTTCATTTTTAACTTCAGCAGAGTTGGGCCCAAAGCTCCGGACTTAACTTGTCAAGTGtgaatttcaaagacttaatCCCAGCTCCTGCGATATATttctctgttttatgtttttcactTCTGAACTTGACTTCAaggagccatcaacccagaggcTTTCTCTGGGTGATCACACTTCTTGTTCACCACACATCCATGTCTAAGGTTTACaggttttcccctttccttttgaCTCTTAACAATTTGATTCTCTTTGACTGCTTTCCCTGCACATCAGATCCATGCCAGCAAAAATGTCTTTGTTCCTTTACATGGAAAATTGGATTGACTCTAGTCTTCTCATAGCATTTCCATCAATGTGTTGGatactttaagagaaaaatcctCATTTTCCTGTTATGGAATTACCTGACTTGTTATCTGAGGACCTTTAGCCTATCTTTAAGTGACATATCCAGTCTTATGGGTATGTGAAGTCAGAGTAAGGTTGAACTTTGGTATATTCAAGGTTTAAAGTGGGTTTAAAGTGGGCATACTTATAAATAATCAAGATGTATTTTACAAATTATGAGTTTTACATTATCCTAATTATAAGGCTGATGTCTGAGAcgtactttaaaaaatgtttgcctttCAAAAAAGGAGCTTTCATAGTGTTATGACATGAAAAGAGAACGTATATAAAAGGTTTGGTATAGATGAGCAGCATAATCACTCAGTTATGGCAGCTATTAACTTTACAGCAATCTTATTTGATTTAGTAGGTGATTTAGGTCTCTTGACCCTTGCCAAACTGGGTCCATCATGGCTAGTAGCATAAGGAATCATGGTTATTGACCTAACAGTTCTGCTAATGAACTGACTGAGCTCCATCTCTTCACACAGCCTTACTCATGAAATAACAACCTTTCACCTGGAAGcatcatttctcttctctgagtATTGAATgcaatctgtgtctccttctgctACGTATGGCCTGTTAGATTACAATTATCTGTTTTACGTGTCTGGCTGCTCAGGGAACTATGATTTACTTGCGAATTGGGATGGTGTTTTAATCATTTCTGAAGTCCCCCATGCCACCAAATAATTTCTGAcctttaaattaatattatttaaggGATTGTAGAGTATACTTCGGTGCCACTTATGCCCAATGTTGGCTTAAGTGAAAAACAAGAGTATTTTGTTCATACAGTAGCAAACACTTCCACCTCAACTGTCAATGGACTCTATCTACTCTGTTGGTCCATACAGATGAAACACAACGACTAGACTCAAAATTCTGCTTTGTATCACATGCAGGTACCCATTCATCATGTACCTAAAAATACTTTGAATGGGTATGTACTATCTCATATGCATAATGTTATACTTTATTCAGCTATTCTCATATCATTAAACGGTgttctgcttttataaataatccTGAGCTGAGACCTTTCCACATAAATCTTTATCAGAGCCTCAGATTATTCCCTTAGAATAAACTATGAAAAGGTCAAAAGCTATAAACTAATAAAAGCTCTTGAGACATATTGTCAGGTTACTTTCTAGATAACTTATAGCAGTTTATACCCTCATCTAAAGTGAATATGGGTACCTGTTTTACAAAACTTTCACCAACATCTAGCGTTTGCTTTTCAATTGTTGTTGATTTGAAAGACATTTAgtggtattttaatatttagtctgctaaataattacatttaaaattccaaGTGAAGAAGGAGACACTTTCagaccttttgttgttgtttttagaaaacagtttaaatCCTGGCACTGCTTGTCATTACTATTGTACTGTTActgaagaaatacagaaatggtACTTAAAACAGAGCCACACATTAACTATCTCTTTCAACAAGTGAAGAGCCTGTGGTTGAAGGAAAAGAACTATGCTCTAGTCTAGACAAGAGTCCTCATGAACCAATGGGCTTAGACAAGTCTTTATGTCTTGGTTTCCTTTTGTGTCACAATGAGAATAATGCCTGTCATACAGTTGTTGTGAGGGTAAATTGGCATGGTCTACGTAGACATACTTAACGAATTATCATGTACCAAACCCATCCACTATTAtataaaatagctttttaaatgtaatatagcAGTTTTTCAATATTAGTgctatgaattttaaaacttcaatagACACTCAATTATTCCTATGATAACTTTGATTTACATTTATAGTAGGTAGATTGTCTTTAGTCTCTGACATAACAAAGTCTTTCTTGCCCAATAATAGGCTTACTAATTGACCGCTTCTGTCTGACTGGTGGAAAAAGCCCCATTGGCTATTTGAAGGCATATCTTACCAACTTATATCTTTCGGCAGATTCTGAAAAAGTACAAGAAG
This genomic interval carries:
- the NT5C1B gene encoding cytosolic 5'-nucleotidase 1B isoform X3; the protein is MSQTSLKQKKKNDTGSKNSKDSIDTEKRKDSEKSGVRLSTQMRRAVNPNHLLRCCPMRGHSSCRRCLCAAEGTVLLGPCRTIRVYIHMCLLWEQGRQITMIRESQESPLLKTDSRGYVVRSQWSRTSRSPSTRAPSVDETRSKSASLKLPASSTTSRTSSTSPSQQDSQKELSAQPSPPTPPMPLDSSPPTPPESYSQSRRSSKMQENPEAWAHGIARDSMQLREYPPRTPPTEWKSYAQRKTTYSTQLDRDCLSELPRQQQLEEEEEEDEAYWASVRTLYEKTPSCSRPRPPKPKHAITIAVSSRALFNMVDGRKIFEEEGLEKYMEYQLTNENVILTPGPAFRFVKALQHVNARLRELYPNEQDLFDIVLMTNNHAQVGVRLINSVNHYGLLIDRFCLTGGKSPIGYLKAYLTNLYLSADSEKVQEAIQEGIASATMFDGAKDMAYCDTQLRVAFDGDAVLFSDESEHITKEHGLDKFFQHEALFENKPLAQRNS
- the NT5C1B gene encoding cytosolic 5'-nucleotidase 1B isoform X2, whose protein sequence is MSQTSLKQKKKNDTGSKNSKDSIDTEKRKDSEKSGVRLSTQESQESPLLKTDSRGYVVRSQWSRTSRSPSTRAPSVDETRSKSASLKLPASSTTSRTSSTSPSQQDSQKELSAQPSPPTPPMPLDSSPPTPPESYSQSRRSSKMQENPEAWAHGIARDSMQLREYPPRTPPTEWKSYAQRKTTYSTQLDRDCLSELPRQQQLEEEEEEDEAYWASVRTLYEKTPSCSRPRPPKPKHAITIAVSSRALFNMVDGRKIFEEEGLEKYMEYQLTNENVILTPGPAFRFVKALQHVNARLRELYPNEQDLFDIVLMTNNHAQVGVRLINSVNHYGLLIDRFCLTGGKSPIGYLKAYLTNLYLSADSEKVQEAIQEGIASATMFDGAKDMAYCDTQLRVAFDGDAVLFSDESEHITKEHGLDKFFQHEALFENKPLAQGPLKGFLEDLGRLQKKFYAKDERLLCPIRTYLVTARSAASSGARVLKTLRRWGLEIDEALFLAGAPKGPILVKIRPHIFFDDHMFHIEGAQKFGTITAHVPYGINQKMNN